The region aatttcatcagctgttgTGACGTAAGACTGGTTTGGGGTTTGATATCCGGGTATTTGTAGTAAGTGTCATTCAATCCTCGGCTCTTTCTCAGGTAACCCAACAGATCACCATAAGGGACATACTCGATCAGCACCAATAGGGGGTCTACGAGAAATATTATGACGTTTATTCAACAGCCATTGCCCGTTCCTTTTGCTTGTCGACGTACAGTTCTCTCatctcctctcctctcctctaTGTTTGACTATGTGTATGTGATTCCGTCATGTTACGTTGCATACGAGTATTTTAATTTTACGAAGATTTGACAAGTTTCACGGAATAAACCAGAATAAAATTCAACTATTTCTTTGAGTCTTCATTCGAAATCCTAAAATACAACAATTGACTACAGTCAGTTCAGTATTTTCTTGATACCAAGGGTTAGCTTTGCTCATAAAAAGAGATGGCAAATCTGTTTTCAGGTCAACCGCAACATTCCATAATATATTTGCACTCTATCCAACTAATTCTCCAAACAATTGTTTACCGCAGCATTTTATTAACCCGGCTTTGTCTGCTTTGTGAAAGCTCTTACTCCTACTGAAGATTAAGTTGGATTTGCTCTGCTCCCTTAAACGCCGCGTACAGGTAATTTAACAAACGACTTTAATAAGTTGACAACGGAACTATGGACACCTAGGTAGTAACATATAAAATTTCAAAACTCATTCATAATTTTTGATTATAACAGCCTCTTAGGTCGCCGAAAAAATGTGACGCGCCTGAGCTTTAACAAACTGATAAAACGTTCCTCATTTGAATTCTTTAGATAAAGCATACTAATAAAGCTTAGCTTCTTTTCTTAGTATGCTAATGTTCTCCATCCACCATTTACATTTGACCCTTTGTTCAGACTCCAGAGGGACACACTTTCTGTGGAGTacttttgaagccgttcaagaAACTCGCAGGTCGTGTTTAAGATGTAAACCCGACATAACACTTCTGCTCGTTTCTTAAACAGTACTTTAGACTGAACATTTTGCACTTTGGCAAGCTGTAAATGGGCTTCACTTTACGATTGGAACTACTATGCGATATCCTACTGTAATACTGAGACGAAATTAAGGTGGGAACTGTTTGGTTTGCAACAAGTGAGCATTCATAGAGAAGAGCTTTTTTCTACAGCAGCAGCATCAAAGTATAGTCCACAGATGCATTTACCAGTTTCAGTGACGCATCCCAATAGTTTGATAACATGTGGATGAGGCTTGAGGGTCTTCATCAGCTCAAGCTCGGATTTCAAATCTCTCTTGTCTGACTCAGGAGCGTTAGCTAAAccaaataaacataaaaaacaaaGGTAAAATTAGCATTAATTGCACCTCGTGTATCTTTCATCAGAGCTCATTCTTGTCTTCGTGCGTTCGAGGTTAAATTCAAGTAACTGCCAAACACAAAGGTGTTAGAAATCACAGAAAATCTCTCCCAAAGTACGCCGTAGCCATATTCGCGGATTACACATGTTTGTTCCTAAACCAACGCTATTAAGAAAAAAGACTTTTACCTTTCAGCATTTTAACAGCCACAGTTTTTGTGCCAGAATGGAATGGAAGGTTCTTTGCTGTTCCTTTGGCAACCTGGCCAAAAGCACCTTTACCAATGATCTTCTCCACTTTGACGTCTTCTCGTGTTACTTCCCATGACCGTGTTCTTAGATCAAGGGGTGCATATTCAACATTCCGAGGGGAGCTATTAGCGCTGCTTGGTCCTACTTCATAATGGGTGGTCTCTTGTAACGGCATGTATGCAGATTCGATAGGGATTCTTAGCTGTTGATTAGAACTACTTGGTGGATCGTTAGTAGGATTAAGCTCTTCCATGGCAACTTCGTTCTGAAAACAAAAGACGCATCCGGGTTAAATTTCCTTCGTAACGGTTAGTATGCTTCATTATTCTTCAAAAGTAAGCTAACTAGAGGttggcgtagctcagttggttagtgtgcggctttcggagcgagaaaTCCCCTGCTCAATCCTCGGTgactatagctttaaatatccttaaagcggagcactgacagagagaGGGGAGTAAAGGgagcaccgtcggcttccattgataccaggcTCGTGACTGAAGGAAACACCGacattaaataaagtgactttacctttactttacATTCAAGGAGTTCGAAGACTCTATCATCACATTTGCAAACAACTTAAGCAGTTAATTAAGGGACTCAAACCCGCGGCAATGCAAGTACACTTAATTCCTCTACCATATATGGGCAATCAAGCTATCTTGGAGCTGGTCAGCCTGACGAGTTAACCGAAATTTCTTAAACACATGTTTTGAACAGCGTTTGAAATGACTGTTGGTGAGAATGATCGCTTATAGCAATTATAATCacatttcaaaatttccttcaCCCGTTACAATCAATAAGTAAAATAGATATATAGGAAACGAGCACATTGATTATCCTGGAAAGTCGAGGTTTTTCTACGATGTGAAATAATCAACTTATGCCTTAAACTTGCCGGAAAATGGCGGCAAATGTGTCtcagcaatataaaaaaaaaacaaaaaaacaatatcaCTCAAATTTAATCAATTTGCATATTCGCTTTCAAAACTCACGTCACAGCTTCCCCTATCTTTATCTTCTGCAACCTCGTATGGCCTAACGACATTTCGAAGAGTAGGCAAAAATATTAGTTCTTCAAATTTAGCCTGCGTTTCTTATTACTATTgccttcttttcctttcctaagTAATTgcaatgaaagaaatgaaacatcATTTCTTACAGGCGATTTATTTTATGGGAGAACCGAACAGAAAACAAGAGAGGACAATACATTATTCTCAAGTTACGTCATCACCTCATTGCTGGTGGGCGAGAAGAAAAGATCTCTCATGAGCTCCTTTTGTTTGCGCATCACTACTTTAGCATGGCACCATTGCGATCTGGCGCCTGCACAGATTGGTGGCAAACGTCTTACAGGAGAAGGTCATTTGGAAAACAGCTTTTTTTTAGCAACATTAACTCAGATATCTGGGATGATGGCAAATCATTGCCAGTATTATTTCTGCTAAAAGGCAGGTGTCACATTTTTAAGAAAATACGCCTACCGTTCCCAGACAAATTTTTTCCTTAAGAAGGAAAATAGCTTTCCACGCtttgttaagtttttttttctttctactaTAAACATTTATATTTTAGGACAGTTTTTGACCCTGGAGTAACATGACATATAGTAGGCACTTACCAGGGAACTGGAACTTTCCCCTTAACGTTAAGCCAGACCTCTTACTTTTATGTTTAATGGACCAAAAACacgaaaaaattaaaatacctaCCTTTTCTTTCTTGCAATGCCTAACAAAAGATGATCAGATTTACAATAAgtacaaaagaaaggaaagcatAATCCTAAAAGACACATCAAATTATTCACCTAGCTTTCTGTGCTGCCAGACTATGACCAGTATTAGAAGAATGATGATTGACACAAGAACTCCAATGATTACCAACAGAGTGGTGTCGTATGTGCATTGACATTCTGTGAAGAGAAATATGAAAGAACATAATTAgtcgaaaaagaaaaatacatatgGTGCTAACAAAAGTTCCTAAACAATGGTAAAAGTGTTTCATGTATTTGCGTGTGGTTCAAATAAACCATTTTGTCGTTgtggttgtttttttcttttgttgttgttgttgctgtagcAAATCCAACCTGACCTACTTATTACTAATGCCTTTTACATAAAAAACTAAGGCATTCATTCCCCTATCATTGGAGAACCAGGGGGGATGAGCAGGAGAAGGACAAGATGACCAAAAATATGAAACTGGTTATTCAACCAGTTTAAAATGCGGTCATCAGTATTACCTATCTAGAAGGAAGCTGGCTGATTTAAgtatatagagcggttttcaattgagtgtcgaaagtaattagataattactttggtttatgattacttctttcagtgattggttcaaagttctcgcgccattttttcaaccaatcagaagtgaaaccaaaaccaatcgtggctcacgcgtgcacattttcccgcgctttgtgtcggctacgtgtaattacttcgagttttgattggtttgccggattgtctccgtcctttttgattggccaaagtaattactttggttttggttttacgacactcaattgaaactcgctctatatgGTTCTCTCATTTGCATTTGCTCTTGCCTTCTCGACACTGTCTTTGACAATAGATACCCTTTATATATTATCTATTTTGGCCAGCATGGAATTGACTtggaacactttttttttttcgtatggGGATAAACTCTGTTTAACTAATCGCTCCTAAAAGACGAACGGTGGCTGAGGAATGAGGAGAAAAGACCCAGAAGGCACCTACCGTAAAGGATAACAGGAAGGAAGATAATGGGGTCAACAAGGAGCCGAGGCAGCAAAGGGATGTGGACTACAAGTTGACAGAAGAAGGAAGGAACACATCATAATTTGAGACATAAGGAACAACAACTCAGACTTAATGATGACAATAAGACTCCTTGCTAGAGGTTAGTCGAAAACGGACGAAACACTGCTTATGCACAAGGAAATGGAAACGTTTGAATGGTCATTCCTTCATACCTGATGGTTTAGAAGCTCTTGGTGTGGAGGACGTGGAAGGGCTAGCACCAGGTGACAGAAGAGTCAAACGTCCAACTTCATAATCGCCAAACGTGTTATTATACATGGCAGCTTGAAGTTTTGCAAGTCCCCGAGTCGGGGTCACGGGATTTTTAAAGTACAGGATAAAGGATACAATTACACTTCCTCTCCTGAGAACAAAGGAGACAAATATTATCAAATTGCAGTCGAAACAGCCTGAGGTTAAGCACGTTTTAAACCAATTCAACTCTTTACCAACCTCAATCCCGTCACTTCAGTCCTGAGATAATTGGTGTCATTCTGGTATATTTTATCCATCTAACAGATGTAGAAGAAAAATGGAGTGTTCTCTCTTAAAACAGGTGGCCAGTACGTTTGCCTTGGAATGGCTTCATTTAATGAAGAACTAGTGTTGCAATTAATTCTTCCATCTAACCATTCTACAAGGCAATTTTTATTAAGGATACCGCTTCCTTGTTTAACAACAAACAATAATTACTAATTAAATGTACAGTAAATCAATTTTACTCCTTAGACTAATGGTGATCATAATTAATAACaaataatgaagaaaaattacaatatttccaaaacaaacaaatgactagtaAATCGTTTGCTTAGCAATGGCTTAGTTTATTGAACGCTTAGTActgcaatttttttccattttactgTCTGCAATTGTGACACTTGTGATAACGGAATTCCCAACACTTGTAAATACAAACCGATAGGAACTTTTTACATTACAATAATACACtgtaaataaacaaatgaataaTATTCCTTCACGTGTCTTTTATTCCAGATTATGTGAGAAATGTCAAAATGCACCTCTAACGCAAATGAATCCGCcaattgttttgaaacttgcttATTCAAATCTCCGTATTCTGATAAAAAGTTTTCCATTATCGTCAGGTCCGCATAAACTTGCTTTGCTAAAAAGGGAAGAGTCAAACATTTCATTCACTGTTGGTTGAAAAGTCAAATCCTAGACAAAAAGTTATGAATATCTGTTATCTATTTAAAGCAATGTTtggcacaacaacaacaacaacaacaacaacaacagcaacagacTTTTTTTACAACAATACAACTCACAAATAGctcctaattattagtttttaatttttaaagtaaAGCTTGATGTCCTGAACATGGAGGTAAGTTGAGTTATCTTTTGGGTTTAAATAGCGCAAATGAAAGTTCATGGGAtgaaaaacatgcaaaaagACCTGATGACTACATGACATTACAAATTTTTGAGTGTACGAATAATATTTGTACCTAATTGTACAATCCGGCTTTAAAGTGCTCCTGTGACCAAGAAagtcaatttaatttttttctttggattttaaaaactgttaactaaacactaaacaaccaaagttttaagccttgatttgaaaagaaaaacttgttttatttAACTGAGATTTTCCTATTTAAAGATGCGCGATTACTAATTTTAATATCCTCAGAAAGCCGgatagaggagaaaatgatgtctaAGGCTCACTAGTTTGAGAATGTAATGCGTGTGTACTCCGCAGAATTAaaatgcagcacgggagttttgggctttcacaCTTTTAAACTCGCTTACATACTAAACTGCATTCACGGGCTGagtttttaaactagtgagcctttgacgtacCTTTTTcttggatccaaccctctgaggtccaatcggtcagttttgaacgtgagtaatagctgaccgtgaaatccaaaactttcactcaaagtcaacggcctttggataaaaatcgaGGCTCAaaatttgccagtcaagtgttaaacAAACACACCAATgtctttcaaaatttgaagaaagaaaaattgttttttgtctatttttttatcacagcggcacttttggaaaaTATGCTTCTTAATCGAAGGTGACTaccacaagaaatggactctTACAAGTACTTTACTTACTAAGGTATGGCTTTTTAGTCCAGAATAAACAGGAAACGTAATTGAGAGTCAATGTATGCAAGGAACCTCACATCTAGAGTATATCCTGTTTGTATTGTTATTTCCTTATTAACTCTTTCTTGTTACGCGTGTGCAGATATTTTGATGAATACGAAGTGTGCTATCTGGAGGTCCGAATGAAGATGAATTTGTGTATGTATGTCCAgcacttttaaaaaaatcttggCCAGTTTATAGGTCATGTGTTGTACATAAATCTGAGGGTACAAAGTTAGAAGCCTTAGACATTCACCCTCAAGGTTTCATTTCCCTAAGCTTGTAAACGATAAACAAACAGGATTCTAGTACTACATCTCAAACAAAAGGATGGCTGACTTCATGTAGTAAATGTTAATTTAACCACTTACTTGGTTGTGCTGTAGAGGTGGGCGTAGCCGAGGTAGGTTCCTCTGGCACTAAATAAAGAACACCAGGAGCTATGAGCAGATAATGACGTCAACACTTGTAACAAACTTCAGTGATTTGTCATAGTGAAGAACCTCTTCAACAATTGTAACTCGTTTTTCCTAGTAAACGAGCTGTTTCATGACGCTGACAGAGAGTGGTGATAATGGCGATAATGGTGAGGGTCTTGGACACCATTTTATACCATTGACCGTTTATAGAGAGAAACTTTTCAATAATAAACATTAACCCATTTCTccctattttttcctatttttcggCCTGCTTCCTATTTTCTCCTCTTTTTCCAAgaaatttctattttttcttttgtgtaggTTCTTACTTAATGCAGGGTAACagtttgaaatagttgagaTAAAATTCTCCAACAAATTGGTAAATTCTTAAGAACAAAGGTGCCATGTggaattaaagtgcccctgtgataaaaaaaaaaacttaatcaGATTTTGACAGTGTTTTCTTAACACCTGACTAGCAGAATTTTGAGCTGTTGAGAATGTTATATTGGGTATGTGTTTTTGAGTGattgttatatttgttatttttgcgattgcgtgcatttctggacatgtcAGGGGGTTACGACATTCCGCGGTCCGTGGTTCCACGTTTTAGTAACAcccaaaataaatgcaaaagaaCACATATTAATGGCATTTTTGTCTATGATGAAACGTTGGTCTACTCATGGAGGCCGAACTCATCATATGAGGATCACTGATATCTACAGTGTACGcactttaaaagtaatttccaTTAAGGATAGTGACAAAATAGGCTGATAATCTTACCAAAAGTAAGGCACTGTGTGATGGTGACTGGTGTTCCAAGAGAGTTGCTTGCAGAGCAAGTGTAACATCCAGTTTCCCTTGCTTCCAACTGTTTTGTATTTACGCTATTGCCCTTGTACCATATTATGTTAGGTTCAGGGTTTCCGTCAACTGGACATGAGAACAGTTTTGAACCTCCTTCAAGCAACGAAAAATTCCCTCCCCTACCCGTAGCTTCGGCAGCGTCTATAAAAGCAAGGAAGAACGAgatcaaatttaagaaaaaaaatggtacACGGTAGTTTATTTTAGCGTAATGAAAGAATGCAAATTAATTGGCTGAAAGACTGGCGTAACGGGCCTGTACATTCTGCCGGTCCTGTCCTagctattactattattattattattattattattatgagcaGGATAAAAACGACTGGTTGCCCAGCTGTAACCGTAGCCAGTTACTGCGAGACTAAACCATACATGCTAATCAAAAACCTTAAGAAATTACTAAAACTTATGCTAGCTCATAAAACGTCCCAAATGTTGTAttcctaaaaaaaagaaaaaaaacgtgctaggatattattgttgttgttgtcgtcatcatcatcatcatcatcatcatcattatggCTTTTGGGATAGGCAAGGCTCTGCCTTTTTCGCGACGGTCTTACAAAGATTTCACCATTCAGCAGATTTATCGCAAACATGAATATGAGAAGAAGAGGTTGTACGCGAGCAGGGTTTTGGAGGTTGAGCAAGGGACTTTCACACATTTAGTCTTCACGACTACCGGAGGCATGGCGGGCGAATGCAAAAGTTTCCATAGTAGATTTGCGGAACTAATATCTATTAAGAAAGGAGAGGAGTACAGCACAACAATTTCATGGATACGTTCAAAAGTGCCCTTCGCTCTACTAAGGTCCGCCTTACTTTGCCTAGGAGGTTCACGAACCACTAGGCGTGTCCCTTTGAACATTGAGCAATGAGGCTTTGAGATTGAAAAAGAACAAGCAGGATTTAGAGAGTAGAGTAAAGAAcatttttagatattttttgTTAATACATATTGTTTTCATAATATAATATTTCTTATAAGATTATTAGTTATTAGCTTTTTAGTTTTTTAGGTAAGCAATTTTTATCATTTCGTAAAATGAGAGTATAAAGGAAAAAAGGTATGATGGGATAAATTTTAACGCATTTGTAAATATTTGTATTATATTAGATATATTTAAAATTctaataaaattatattattatcaaaaattattattattattattattattattatcaaaaattattattattattattattattattattattattattattattatcattgttattatggGAGACTTTATTGAAATATCCTCAAATGATTTTACAACCTTTGTGGGCCTGTAGGCCTGGGCAATGGTGCTCATGTAACTATCCTATAAAACCTTATGACTATGGTCAATCTAATAAATACAATGTAATATTGTAAAACTTACATATGAATATATAGTTAACAAAATAGAATTAGTAAAATTCATAGATGCttatgaaggaaaaaaaattgcaaataagATACTATGTACATCTTTGCCATCCATAAACGGCTTTAACCAAAATCAGTTTATGAGAGAAACCTTTTtactatttcacagttttgggAGATGATCCACTTTTGTGAGCGATCAATAGTTGTCTTTGCTAAGTTGTTATCTAATATGCTGGTCAGTTTCTTCTTCAAGATCCTTGCAGCAAACTGCGAGAAAATCAAAGACTACTGTAATGAGCTTTACTTTATGACCTGGGTATAAGGTCTTAATACCTAGTTTTACATCTATATATTTATCTTTCTTGTGTTTAGTTTTCATTGTGATTGTTCCTGAGTTGCATATCGTTCCTTCTATGATgatccatttttatttttacccaATACACTGATATCCGGTCTAGTTGCGCCATTCACTGGACATTTGTCTAGTTTCCAGGGTATGTCCCACAAGATCTCTGCTTTGTTGTTCTCTTGGCTTGGTTGGGGATAGGATTGCTTGTACCACGGGTTAGAATACACGGATTCTTCAAATCTGTACCTTTCCAATAAAGTACGGTAAACGGGGCGTAGCATAGTCGTGTCGTGCTTTATACAGTGACTGTGCTATGTGAGAAAAGCCACAGAGAAGGTGTGATACTGTCGTCTGATCTTTAAAACAAAGTCGGCAGGCCAAGTCGTCTACTTGTTCACGTAACGTTTGTGATCTATAGGTCTTTGTGTTAACACGTTGCTGTCTAATGCTAGTATCTACTAACATAACTATATCCGAATGTT is a window of Montipora capricornis isolate CH-2021 chromosome 13, ASM3666992v2, whole genome shotgun sequence DNA encoding:
- the LOC138029750 gene encoding tyrosine kinase receptor Cad96Ca-like; this encodes MSMHIRHHSVGNHWSSCVNHHSSNTGHSLAAQKARHCKKEKNEVAMEELNPTNDPPSSSNQQLRIPIESAYMPLQETTHYEVGPSSANSSPRNVEYAPLDLRTRSWEVTREDVKVEKIIGKGAFGQVAKGTAKNLPFHSGTKTVAVKMLKANAPESDKRDLKSELELMKTLKPHPHVIKLLGCVTETDPLLVLIEYVPYGDLLGYLRKSRGLNDTYYKYPDIKPQTSLTSQQLMKFAWQIADGMNYLSLRKIIHRDLAARNVLVGETETCKVTDFGMARDVQQENIYERKTRGRLPVKWTAYESLLYGKYTTKSDVWSYGVVLYEIFTVGGSPYPRMDGKKIASLLQQGYRMPKPQHVDNDLYQIMMNCWQNEPEARLSFADLTRQLKGMETQHKRLLNMHIYDNELYANLEDLNA